One Symphalangus syndactylus isolate Jambi chromosome 10, NHGRI_mSymSyn1-v2.1_pri, whole genome shotgun sequence genomic region harbors:
- the DUSP26 gene encoding dual specificity protein phosphatase 26 gives MCPGNWLWASMTFMARFSRSNSRSPVRTRGTLEEMPTVQHPFLNVFELERLLYTGKTACNHADEVWPGLYLGDQDMANNRRELRRLGITHVLNASHSRWRGTPEAYEGLGIRYLGVEAHDSPAFDMSIHFQTAADFIHRALSQPGGKILVHCAVGVSRSATLVLAYLMLYHHLTLVEAIKKVKDHRGIIPNRGFLRQLLALDRRLRQGLEA, from the exons ATGTGCCCTGGTAACTGGCTTTGGGCTTCTATGACTTTTATGGCCCGCTTCTCCCGGAGTAACTCAAGGTCTCCTGTTCGAACTCGAGGGACCCTGGAGGAGATGCCAACCGTTCAACATCCTTTCCTCAATGTCTTCGAGTTGGAGCGGCTCCTCTACACGGGCAAGACGGCCTGTAACCATGCCGACGAGGTCTGGCCAGGCCTCTATCTCGGAGACCA GGACATGGCTAACAACCGCCGGGAGCTTCGCCGCCTGGGCATCACGCACGTCCTCAATGCCTCACACAGCCGATGGCGAGGCACACCCGAGGCCTATGAGGGGCTGGGCATCCGCTACCTGGGTGTTGAGGCCCACGACTCGCCAGCCTTTGACATGAGCATCCACTTCCAGACGGCCGCCGACTTCATCCACCGGGCGCTGAGCCAGCCAGGAG GGAAGATCCTGGTGCATTGTGCCGTGGGCGTGAGCCGATCCGCCACCCTGGTACTGGCCTACCTCATGCTGTACCACCACCTTACCCTCGTGGAGGCCATCAAGAAAGTCAAAGACCACCGAGGCATCATCCCTAACCGGGGCTTCCTGAGGCAGCTCCTGGCCCTGGACCGCAGGCTGCGGCAGGGTCTGGAAGCATGA